The Populus nigra chromosome 4, ddPopNigr1.1, whole genome shotgun sequence genome contains the following window.
GAATGAAACCTCAGGGCCTAAGCCCGCCCTGGAAAGATGCGGTGGTTCCTCCGCCACGATCTCAAGAATATTTGGTTGCTTGTGAAAGATGCATGCAAACATGCAGGTACCATTTTTATATACAAACAATCTTCATTACTTTCCGATTATCAAAGATGCCATAGTGGAGCATATTGAAATTATCTAAATTTGAAAATTGGAAAGTGGTTCATTGGTTCAGTCCAAGTGTCCATGGCTAATCATTTAGGCAAGGTTCCTAACTTTCTCGTGTTTCGCTGGCTTTTGTATTCaagaacatattaaaacaaataaatcaccATTTACCTTCACGATCCAAACAGCCGGCAAGAGCTCCATTTTTTTAGACGAAACCAACGGAGTTTGTCGTTGGCATGCCCTGGCCTTACCTATATGGATGCTCCATGTTCGATGAAGGCACGAGCaattaacaaaagaattttCCCAAATATTCCCTAACGTGCCACCCATGTCACTGTTTGGCATCAGGGATTCAACTTTTCagaatatttttcatatcaaaaatattaaatttatatattttttaataattttgatatgatagtatcaaaaataaaataaaaaattttaaaaatatattattttaatatatttttaattaaaaaactatgcacaacaatacaaaaaaaaattacttaaaaataacaaatatacacGATTAACAAATGTACAATAATGCTAAACCTCATGTCCCCATCACTtcaaagatggaaaaaaaatgagatttttttttctaaattaaaatagtagtttaaaaattttagtagAATAAcactatttgaaaatattttattaaaatagcaTACTTTCATAATGTGACGCCTCTGAAACGCCACCTTTACTACACGTCATTATTCTCaagtacaataaaataattgtcgCGCTTTAAAAAAGTGACAATATAACATGTTGTATTTTAGAAGCGCAATAATTTAACATCTTATGTTTTAGAAGCGTGACATGTCATGAAATTTAAAGCCTCCTTAAATGAAAGAACATGGCAAACGcagcatctctctctctcacacacacaaaaCCGACATTCCCAACCCAtatctttctataaaaaaaaaccccaccaATCACTTGTTTTTTCCCCCTTAAAACACCCAATAATCGAATTTATTTTAGTCTTCAAGCATCCTATaacgttttctttttcaaaatatgtCGCAACCACATTTGCCCTTAACACCCCCAATGTTTTTATAGTCTTACAAACAAGGTAAACATTCTATATTGCTATAAATTATGTATGGTTtagattaaatgaaataattatttagggTGTAGGTTGAATTCAGGATTTGttgaattaatgataaattagcTATAATATCATTTATTAGAATTGATTTGACataattaaacatgaaaataagttaaattaattatgaattaattattttaattcattatatGTTGCATTGAGTTTTGGATAAGTTGTCGAACTAGTGATTTTATGTGGATTCTTATAATCAACTAATAATGTTATCAACTACACTTAATGATTTCAAGTAATAGAGCATGTATGTAGTAGAATTACGACGAATTACATGTTGCATTGAATTgtggataaattttaaaatttggtatttttttaattgttttaatttgttataaattTAGGTTTGCtttatgaaaatatcaattagATTTGACATcatgaattatgtttaattttgatcaagtatgcttttggattaaattttagaaatttgtttgaatttgctatgaattttGACAATTACAGTTAGGGCAAtgtaatttagttaaaaatatgtataattgACCATTAtttggtttgtttattttttttataaaatatcttataacatatttatatcatttcattacaataatattattgtttctCATGTGAATAGTAGTATCACATATAATGACGGGAGCAGTTTGTTGTTAAATGGTAATTTAGGCATGTCATATatggaaataaaagaaactatTTGTTATTGACTTGGGGGGAACTATAATGAATATTGATGTTGAAATAACTTATAGGTGTCAAACTGATGAACATCTGTATTATCTTGTATCAATTGTATTTTATggcaattttaatataattattgattcTTTTATCTAAAGTTAATTGAACATGAAGATATTGTATGTGAGTAGTTGATCAAAATCTTTATATGTCTCAACTTCTGGTCAAAAATGTATAAGTGCCTCACAATATGTTGGTCCTTCAAAGCCAATTAATAAAtggaaaaatagttttattgtcGAATGATTTGTTATAAATGATTAATGATatatgtttaaaaatttatttgttgatCAACATAAATTTGACTATTCTGAGCCTAGTGACAATGAAAATGATTAGACATTAGACCCAAATATGACATTAAATATTGACAATAAGGTTGATAACAATGTTGATGATTAAGTAATGCCTATTATTCCTGAACTTAGAGATGTTTCTTcgtctattttttgttttttttatgattggacACTTAGTCATAAACGTTTTCCATGAGGCTCTAATTCGGtagttgaaaaaatattcaataataaaaataaattggttaaTGTAGTTAAACAATGGCACATTacacatttaattgattatttaatataattgttggacttgatattttttcaattacaatttatgtAAGAGAAAACTTAACTTcaccaaaatattattgtttaatatttaatataaatatattctataggtcatgtaaacataaaaggatgaaaaattgaaagttGTTCCATCTATTTTTTCTAGCAAGATGAACATATGAATACCAGTGGTCtcgttgatattttttaatatggttaaGCTATATTGCTCTAGCTAATCAGatctttttagaattaatttatgttaaacgttgagttttatttattgatcttttaattcaacatcaattttctattaatattaGATTAGTTTGTTGCTGCGGAGGTATTGAGAGGCCGCATatgtttttcataatattaatgaataaaacaaaGGATACACTTATATGTCTCGGAGGTTCAATGTTTTCTGCAATGGATTTGATACTTTTGGAGAGAGGTTAACTCTTGATAGTGTCATGGCAGAGAATGAGATCATTCAAGtaagagcaagagcaagagcaagatatAGTCTTGCTATTGATGAGCCCAAATCATTTAGCAAACGACATAGACATAGATAGATAAATGAGTTATTTTGACATGTTTTGGGATTTCAATTACTAGAATGTGGTTTTATTGAAGCATTTAAGATTCTTTTTGCATGTATACATGTTTATTCATTTGCATCCCCAAGACTACTCGTAATTATAAAATGTGAGAATTTATTGTGTCTGATTATTATGGTTCTTTGCAGATATTTTTTAGCATAACAAAATTTTAGGTAtagtttctaaataaaataaactctggccaaattttgttaaaattagaaaatttcttactttttaaagtcattaagtaaattaaatgtaagatcaacaaactaaataataaatctcataagaactatttttattagatttagaATTGAATGAAATTTGTTGGTGGAATTTTCGTGGAATGACTAAGATAACTActagaatttaattaatatcatggtTCAGAACcaagatatttaattaatgttgcAGTTTTGCAACGTGACATCAATTAATTATTGTAATTCAGAAACATAACATCAATTATATATCTTGTTTTTGAATCTATATATCTTGTttttgaatcgtaattttaattaaatgttaccATTCTTGACTTTTaaatagatgttatttcatcaaaatttattgttgttatgttaattccttgtttttttttaatttttattttaattacctaatttttctaaaaaaaataaaaagaaaaaaaaaacaaaacccaaatcccaaattaaaaaaaaatattaagttccaaaagctttattattatcatatatatatatatatatatatatatatatatatatatatcaagagcTTTATCGAATAGCGAACCTTCCTTCCATGCTAGCGTTTAAAGATTGACCTTTCGCACGTGCTCGGACCCGCCTCGGATTTGGTGTGTTCAATAATATGCACGTGTCAGCGCTTCTTCCAATCACCCACGCCCGCTTGTCCGTTCTCCTCTCTTATTACCTTCCCTTCTCTCTTGACTGGCCTAGCTCTCACCAGTATCCCCGAACAAAACCCAGCCACACTAACCCAACCCGAATATCCTCATCTCTGACCCAATCCTAATCCATCCCGAATTTTTATGCCAGAATTATGGATATGGAGAAGAAGAATTCTGCTAATTTCACGTATATGGGGAGGAGCATTAGTGATTTGAGTGTTAACGACGATTCTTTAGCTTTCAGTGACTGTAACAGCGACAAATCCGGAGAGTTCCCTGCTTCGGCGTCTCAGAGTCGAAGATTATTACTATCCTGTGCAGCGGATAATTCCGATGATCTGATACGCCAACTGGTATCGGATCTTGAGTCCTGTTCGATTGACGAGCAAAAACAAGCTGCCATGGAGATCAGACTCCTCGCCAAGAACAAACCAGAGAATCGCCTCAAAATCGCTAAAGCTGGTGCAATTAAGCCTTTAATTTCGCTAATTTCATCGTCTGATTCTCAGCTTCAAGAGTACGGTGTCACTGCTATTTTGAATCTATCACTCTGTGATGAGAATAAAGGATTGATAGCTTCATCAGGCGCGATTAAGCCATTAGTTAGGGCTCTGAAAACAGGGACATCGACGGCGAAAGAGAACGCTGCGTGTGCTTTACTTCGTTTATCACAAATGGAAGAGAATAAAGTCGCAATCGGCCGGTCAGGAGCGATTCCTCTTCTGGTATGCCTGCTCGAAACCGGAGGATTTCGCGGGAAAAAAGATTCAGCAACTGCTTTATATTTGCTGTGCTCGGTTAAGGAGAATAAAATCAGGGCCGTCCAAGCTGGGATCATGAAGCCACTAGTGGAGCTAATGGCTGATTTCGGGTCAAACATGGTGGACAAGTCAGCGTTTGTTTTGAGCATGTTGGTTACGGTTCCTGAAGCGAAAACCGCAGTTGTTGAAGAAGCAGGGATTCCAGTTCTGGTAGAGATTGTTGAAGTTGGGTCGCAGAGGCAAAAGGAGATTGCGGTTTCGATACTGTTGCAGATTTGTGAAGATAACATGGTGTATTGCTCTATGGTTGCTCGAGAAGGAGCGATTCCTCCCTTGGTGGCTTTGTCACAATCCGGCACTAATCGCGCCAAGCAGAAGGTGAGCGTCATAGTTAAGTCCATGTCTGCCGGTGCAACTGACGTGGCAGGCtcattttgaaaatcaatgtcGTTTTGTTGGCTATCTTTTGAAGCCGAGAGATCATTATTTGGCCACGTCAGTCAATTATTTAACTTCACCTCtctttttggtaaaaaaaaaaaacaaattatattgtaaaaaaaaaaaagtagaagaaattggtttttattttctgaacTGCTGCCCGTAAATAAATAGAGGTATTTATCTAGAAATATCGAACTTAAAATGAGTTTCTGGAACAACATAATCACCGAATTCTATTCCTTCATGACACCAGCTATTAAATggatattttcaaatatattacaTTTATTATTCCTTTTAGTAAATCCTAAGATATTTGGTACACCGCTAGTATACGTTCCGTAGctccttctctttatttttcaattttgcatTATTGTGTCTAATGGGTTTTGGTGTGTCGTTTTGTGCGGGATGATTGCGGACAGGCGGAGGCATTGATAGAGCTTCTACGGCAACTAAGATCCGGTAACGCCGCTGCTAAAACGTCAGATGTGTCAGTGTGAATGTCCCTACCACATGCCCATGTGTAATCATACATTTATACAGTGCATAgcttttatgaaagaaaaacaatctgtAAATATCTTTGTAACTGGGAGCTTGTAAAATTCCTGCCATCCTTCGGGTTTTGCTTTTGCGGATTTTAAAACTGTGTTTTGGTCCTTTGTCTCTTACCtaatttattattgtatatttctttccattaaaataataatgaatgatatgtgatatataaattaacaccacATCGATAGGGACAGCTCCCACGACCACGAGGAACTCGTGGACAAGGGAAGAGTCTTCAAGCATTTTTGCTCAAATTAAAGCCGTTGATTTGGGTATTATAACCTCTCTTTTATTGCCAAATAGAATCAAATGTTTATTAGTTATGATGGCGGTGGGTCCGCGTTTTTGGATCTGGGACCCAGGTTTGCCGGCTGAGGGCTAGCACTCACATCTGGTTTTGCCTTTTCTGataatcacaatttttttcttttaaatctttCCGCTGCTTTTTGGAACGGGGCACTTTTCCAATCCATTAAGCATACTAATTATACTTTAGTGGTCGGTATTAGTGGTAACTAGAACCCAATTTAGAATGTAACTAAGCTAGCTGGGTTGCGCTCCACTTCACTTGtgggttaataattttttaaaaaaatactttactaACACGTTTTTAGTgaaaatagtataaaaattaactaaatataattcaatcaacttggtaaatttaaaaataatttagatcattagaaaaaacaataataaaaataaatatttgtagaACAAATCACTAATAAAATgactataatatttatttaatattgtgataattctataaaaaataaaattaattattaagtttaattataaataaaaaacatttaaggataaaaaaaaccaatatagaaaaaaattaaaaaaaaaaatcaaagtagatGTGCGGGTCTGAGGTTCAATTTTTGGACAACGGGCATACATTAGAGCAGGAAAGAAATAGGGACTATTTGAGTCGATCATGATTATTTGTGCATCCCGCAGGCTATGTAGGATGGCTCCGAGCCTCCGAGGGCTATTTGGTTTAGTTGAAAGCAAGAGATGCAGTCAGAGAGTGGAGTTTGTCGCGTCAACTGATGCAGTTCTTAATACTTTTAATTGGACAGGTCACTTAACAAATGCGGGGGTCATCATCACCGAGCCCCAACCAGAAATTCAATCTGATCATGTTGAGTggaataacataattttaaaacttctttcttTAGTTTGTAGTTCACATTCGAGGGATCCATCTCTGTTGCTCAATCAGAGAGGTTTTCCTTTgtcataatatataaattatgaacTAGTTGAGTGAAGTGACATAGGAGTTTAAATTAATCTGACTTGTCAAGTGAAATAGAACAAACTTTTTCCTTCTTAATCTTGGTctgtaaatttatttaaaaagttgaaCCATTAACATGGTTAAACTAGAGGACCCAAATccctaaatatataattaaaagactTGTAATAAGTATTTAAATGAGGTAAACTCGAAAGAGCAACTTGGTTTCTAGTCAAGGGTATAGAAGGTCACAGCCTACTCGAACCAAttttaggagaaaaaaaaaaattataggacaCGTAGCGTAGCGTTCACACTGTACTCGATTACGATACAAAATATGTAGCCACAAAGCCACCGGCATTGACCATTATATGACACGTGAAACTTCGTCGGTTGTGTAGAAATTGGTGGGATGATGCCACCATAAAAGTAGCCAGTAGCCACGGGTGCCAGGGGAAGGAAGCAActcgaaagaaaaaagaatggggGAAGGTTCCGAGGACACGCTGCTCTACTCGGAAATTGATTTGATGTTGCCATCTTGTTCATCTTTAACTGTTTGCGATCGAGAGAGCCTGCTTTGGTCACGTTTTGGAATGTCAATGCAGCTCAATTCAATCTGCTTCGaaaatctttgaatttgaaTCGACCAAATTGGAGATATGGTAAAGGAGCGTTTAGGCGGACTGGGTTGCCTCGcaataaacttaaattttttgttagtatatatttttttaaaaaataaatcaagaaaaatatatagttataattttattaaattctcgATTACATTGTGCTAGCATACATCAACATAAACATGTTCTATTGAAGGCATATTAAGTCTTGctaaaatcaaactcaatcaaGGTTGGGCTTGAATTTATGCTAAGCTCAAATACATTTAGTCTAACGTTGGCTAGACCCTACTACAATTAAACTTGATAGTGTGACAACCTCATATGCTAGCCAAATGTTACCAAACTTAGCGCTGCCAAAACTCATGTTTAAGCTTGAAGCAATTACCAGACCCAGCAGTCAAGCTCGGACACTGGGTCTGACGCCATCTGCCACACCCAAGCACCTTCTAAGTATGGCAAGTGTTGCAAGCCTAGTAGTTTTGCCTAGTGCATTGCTAGGCCAATGTGGTGGGCTtgacacatgtttttttaaaaaatcaagcccGATGATTTTTGTCATCATAGCTCGGACATGGCTGGATAAAATGAGCGGAACAAATATCATAGTAcaacttaaaatatcataaatataaaattacacttAAGTCCCTCCTCTCCATAAAAAGACAATACTCGTAggttataaatacaccatgaaaCCTTCATAACAAAAGCTCACAATCTTCATTTtctattgtatatatatttttcaaatcttctctctctataatattattgtatttttttcttctaaaaaaatacttatttaaaaatcaaagagtCCTCGCCTTCAATATAGGAAACCCTTGGCAGATACTAGCCACATGCCATATTAACTTACCAAATATCAAGTACAAACTATTAATCACCTTAACTAGGAAGAATTAATGAGATTGTTAGGATTAATTGATTAAGTGATTATCCAACTCAAAAGCTATGTTTCTAGGctagttggattttttttaagtttatcataaaacctttaaatttaaacatatatttgtttttttcatcgtttaattttatgttttagaaatcattaatttgactttattttagaaatttatctCGCTAATCAATAATAACTTGTGTTTAAATAGTACATTATTAAATACTCTCCATTTATAAGAGTATTTTTATGTACATATATCATCAAATAAACTAGACATTGGATCCATACCTTTCAATAAAAcctcttttgtttttggatattCATAAGCCATATACCGAGTTTTTAGAATaccaaatattgaattttatacTTCGTTACTTGCACTTATAGTTACATATATACGAAGTGTCCACGCTCCTTAActtccttttaaataaaatggctCGATCAAGGGATATGCAATATTATGATACCTTTGGTGCAATAAAGCATATTCGATTTTTGTTCAAATATGATGCATTCGCGTTAAAATTAGCATGATTTTTTTGCAAGTAAAAAACATAACAGACAAGttcttttttaagataaaaaaacctattgACTACACCTCCTGCGGAGGGCGGTTGAATTGGTTGGTTTTcctttgaaaaaattgaatgtcAGAAGTTCTATTTACATATTAATGTGACGATCAACGATATCAAAGCAGCACCAGTGGTCTAGTGGTAGAATAGTACCCTGCCACGGTACAGACCCGGGTTCGATTCCCGGCTGGtgcaagtgtttgtttttgGGAGCAAAACCTTTTTTACTTCCTTTGAGAAAGATGaactttccattttattttttttacctgaaaGATGCATGCATGCTTGCTTTATCAACCATCGCTAGATTTGACCGGAGTTCGATGAACACTTTATCATGAACCATTTAAAGACTCTGAATCTGGACTCGTGCTGTTGGGAACATGTCACTTGGTAAAGGGACCAGTTGCTACATGATATACTTCAACATGCTCGATGCAGAATGTGGAAGCATGCCATCAATGATCAAAACATGCTATGGATAGCAGCAGCAGGCTGTAGGCCCATGAAAACTAGAAATGTCAAGTACATAAC
Protein-coding sequences here:
- the LOC133691291 gene encoding U-box domain-containing protein 4-like, whose amino-acid sequence is MDMEKKNSANFTYMGRSISDLSVNDDSLAFSDCNSDKSGEFPASASQSRRLLLSCAADNSDDLIRQLVSDLESCSIDEQKQAAMEIRLLAKNKPENRLKIAKAGAIKPLISLISSSDSQLQEYGVTAILNLSLCDENKGLIASSGAIKPLVRALKTGTSTAKENAACALLRLSQMEENKVAIGRSGAIPLLVCLLETGGFRGKKDSATALYLLCSVKENKIRAVQAGIMKPLVELMADFGSNMVDKSAFVLSMLVTVPEAKTAVVEEAGIPVLVEIVEVGSQRQKEIAVSILLQICEDNMVYCSMVAREGAIPPLVALSQSGTNRAKQKAEALIELLRQLRSGNAAAKTSDVSV